The uncultured Desulfuromonas sp. genome has a segment encoding these proteins:
- a CDS encoding class I SAM-dependent methyltransferase, with the protein MEKVRITDSISETLFINIPMKAGEHTRPDGILKDPFSAQLVKTLEYDFSRFASAPLSRIGVVVRARYFDEQAIVFLKANKGKNVIVVHVGAGLDTRFLRIDGARQPAVFYELDLPDVIDLREKVLPPLENEHLIRASMFETAWMDDLRARYPDGQFLFVIEGICMYFPEAQLRPFFRALAERFCGEILCDVLNVWMSNNSKKHDVLKKMAAEFAFGIDDEKRMAQWHPRLHYVETALIMKQHPARWGFFISRIFARIPFIKNSSKMVTFRLE; encoded by the coding sequence ATGGAAAAAGTGCGTATCACCGACAGCATTTCGGAAACGCTGTTCATCAATATTCCCATGAAGGCCGGTGAGCACACCCGCCCTGACGGAATTCTGAAAGACCCTTTTTCCGCGCAGCTCGTCAAGACGCTGGAGTATGATTTTTCACGCTTCGCATCCGCCCCCCTGTCGCGTATCGGCGTGGTGGTGCGGGCGCGTTATTTTGATGAACAGGCCATAGTTTTTCTGAAGGCAAACAAAGGGAAAAACGTGATCGTCGTCCACGTGGGGGCGGGTTTGGATACCCGGTTTTTACGCATCGACGGTGCAAGGCAGCCGGCTGTTTTTTACGAACTGGATCTGCCCGATGTCATTGATCTGCGCGAAAAGGTTCTGCCGCCGCTTGAAAACGAGCATCTGATCAGGGCGTCCATGTTCGAGACGGCCTGGATGGACGATTTGCGCGCCCGGTATCCAGACGGACAATTTCTCTTTGTCATTGAGGGGATTTGCATGTACTTCCCCGAAGCGCAGCTCAGGCCGTTTTTCCGGGCCCTTGCGGAGCGGTTTTGTGGAGAGATCCTGTGCGATGTGCTCAATGTCTGGATGAGCAACAATTCGAAAAAACACGATGTCCTGAAAAAGATGGCGGCTGAATTCGCCTTCGGCATCGACGACGAAAAGCGCATGGCGCAGTGGCATCCGCGCCTTCATTATGTGGAAACCGCGTTGATTATGAAACAACATCCCGCCAGATGGGGCTTTTTCATCAGCCGCATCTTCGCGCGCATTCCGTTTATCAAAAACTCCTCCAAAATGGTGACCTTCCGCCTGGAATAA
- a CDS encoding DUF2975 domain-containing protein, with product MDNLNKIKKISKNLEVLCSALLVCVALYYVVFWVFINDLPTSLITVNTAVVPLVDNEVSPALQMAGFVAGLLPLSALTYILLKIRRLFGHYKQGEIYSFRHVELFKKTAWGLVSWVVFSMVYDSAKSIIFSFGNPPGSRVVTVGFGSSEITTLITAVMVLMIAWVMDEGRLLHEETTLTI from the coding sequence ATGGACAATTTGAACAAAATCAAAAAAATCAGTAAAAATCTCGAGGTGCTGTGTTCGGCCCTGCTGGTCTGCGTAGCGCTGTATTATGTAGTGTTCTGGGTTTTTATTAATGACCTACCCACAAGTCTTATCACGGTCAACACGGCCGTCGTGCCCCTTGTCGACAATGAAGTGTCCCCCGCTTTGCAGATGGCAGGGTTTGTCGCCGGCCTGTTACCCCTGTCGGCACTGACCTATATCCTTCTGAAGATCCGCCGCCTGTTCGGCCACTACAAACAGGGGGAAATTTACTCCTTCCGCCATGTCGAACTGTTCAAGAAAACCGCCTGGGGTCTTGTTTCTTGGGTTGTTTTTTCGATGGTCTATGATTCGGCTAAAAGCATTATTTTTTCTTTCGGCAACCCGCCGGGAAGCCGTGTGGTGACCGTTGGATTCGGCTCTTCGGAAATCACAACCCTGATCACCGCGGTCATGGTGTTGATGATCGCCTGGGTGATGGATGAGGGGCGCCTACTCCATGAAGAAACAACGTTGACAATTTAG
- a CDS encoding helix-turn-helix transcriptional regulator encodes MAIIINLDVIMAQRKIKSTDLAKLIGITEQNLSILKTGKAKAIRFSTLEAICRHLHCQPGEILEYRQDE; translated from the coding sequence ATGGCAATTATCATCAATCTGGATGTCATCATGGCGCAGCGGAAAATAAAATCAACGGATCTGGCAAAATTGATCGGAATCACGGAACAGAACCTGTCCATTCTTAAAACGGGAAAGGCCAAAGCGATCCGTTTCTCGACGCTGGAAGCCATTTGCCGCCATCTGCACTGCCAGCCCGGAGAGATTCTTGAATACCGTCAGGACGAATAA
- a CDS encoding cyclic nucleotide-binding domain-containing protein, with translation MTQTSDHDVGTIARDRRGNAVWPTPEIAALFNKHFSSSEGQLLARRFQKTTFAADEVLWQEGDDVGGRMFLLSSGYVKLSTRRPDFRMPIVHAVIGPLSVFGEETLFLREPSLYTAQCVSDIETLFMERNAFDQLLYDQPRLANRFMQKLFSLSLHRQRATCQRMMAFF, from the coding sequence ATGACACAGACTTCTGATCACGACGTTGGTACGATTGCTCGGGATCGCCGGGGGAACGCGGTCTGGCCGACGCCGGAAATTGCCGCGTTGTTTAACAAACATTTCTCCTCCAGTGAAGGCCAGTTGCTGGCCCGCCGCTTCCAAAAGACCACCTTTGCTGCGGACGAGGTCCTGTGGCAAGAAGGTGACGATGTGGGGGGCCGCATGTTCCTGCTCAGCTCCGGCTACGTCAAACTCTCAACACGCCGCCCGGATTTCCGCATGCCGATTGTCCATGCGGTGATCGGGCCTCTGTCGGTCTTCGGCGAGGAGACTCTGTTTCTGCGCGAGCCCAGCCTTTATACAGCCCAATGTGTCTCTGATATCGAAACCCTGTTTATGGAGCGCAATGCCTTTGATCAATTGCTGTACGATCAGCCCAGGCTGGCCAACCGCTTCATGCAGAAACTGTTTTCCCTCAGTCTGCACCGACAACGGGCCACCTGCCAACGCATGATGGCGTTTTTCTGA